The Novosphingobium terrae genome has a window encoding:
- a CDS encoding glycoside hydrolase family 15 protein, giving the protein MSKNTSDLDLWVIGNCHVSALVDRAGRMVWGCVPRVDGDPLFSALIGGEDPVSDADGHGFWSVELEDVAETTQSYLTNTPVLVTRQSDGAGNAIEILDFCPYFRRHGRTYRPVAFARIVRPVSGNPRIRMRLRPTRNWGHPARGVVGGTNHIRYPTEAMVMRLTTTAPVGYIHEERLFRLEGTMHFFLGPDESFSADMSSTLDEMLKNTADEWREWVRGLAIPLEWQGPVIRSAITLKLCQHEESGAIVAALTTSIPEHKGSQRNWDYRYCWIRDAYYTVQALNRLGALDVLEGYLVYLRNIVDSARGGHIQPLYGVLGEATLHEREEERLTGYRGMGPVRVGNLAYEQIQHDAYGQIVLSNTQAFFDERLFRKAGIDDFQSLERVGERAWHHYDQPDAGLWELRTRQSVHTYSAAMCWAACDRLANAAHVLGLEERSRLWQERADTIRARIESAAWRPDTHRLSATFSGDDLDASVLQLLELRFLAPDDPRFLDTLAAVEEGLRRGSHMLRYATEDDFGLPQTAFNVCTFWLIEALYYTGRETEARALFEEMLSRRTAAGLLSEDIDPVTGELWGNYPQTYSLVGIINCAVLLSKPWSSIR; this is encoded by the coding sequence ATGAGCAAGAACACCAGCGATCTGGACCTGTGGGTGATCGGCAATTGCCATGTCAGCGCGCTGGTGGACCGCGCCGGGCGCATGGTCTGGGGCTGCGTGCCGCGCGTCGATGGCGATCCGCTGTTTTCCGCGCTGATCGGCGGGGAAGACCCGGTCAGCGATGCGGATGGCCACGGCTTCTGGTCGGTGGAGCTGGAGGATGTGGCCGAAACCACGCAATCCTATCTCACCAACACGCCGGTGCTGGTGACGCGACAGAGCGACGGCGCGGGCAATGCCATCGAGATCCTCGATTTCTGCCCCTATTTCCGCCGCCATGGCCGCACCTATCGCCCGGTGGCCTTTGCCCGCATCGTGAGGCCCGTCTCGGGCAATCCGCGCATCCGCATGCGGTTGCGCCCCACGCGCAACTGGGGCCATCCGGCGCGCGGCGTGGTGGGCGGCACCAACCATATCCGCTATCCCACCGAGGCGATGGTGATGCGCCTGACCACCACTGCGCCGGTCGGCTATATTCATGAGGAGCGGCTGTTCCGCCTTGAAGGGACGATGCATTTCTTCCTCGGCCCCGACGAGAGCTTCTCGGCGGATATGAGTTCGACGCTCGACGAGATGCTGAAGAACACGGCGGATGAATGGCGCGAATGGGTGCGCGGTCTGGCCATTCCGCTGGAGTGGCAGGGGCCGGTGATCCGCTCGGCCATCACGCTGAAACTGTGCCAGCATGAGGAAAGCGGGGCGATCGTCGCCGCGCTGACCACCTCGATCCCCGAGCATAAGGGGTCGCAGCGCAATTGGGATTACCGTTATTGCTGGATTCGCGACGCCTATTACACGGTGCAGGCGCTGAACCGGCTGGGCGCGCTCGATGTGCTGGAAGGCTATCTGGTCTATCTGCGCAACATCGTGGATTCGGCGCGGGGCGGGCATATCCAGCCGCTCTATGGCGTGCTGGGCGAGGCCACCTTGCATGAGCGCGAGGAAGAACGCCTGACCGGCTATCGCGGCATGGGTCCAGTGCGCGTGGGCAATCTGGCCTATGAGCAGATCCAGCACGATGCCTACGGCCAGATCGTGCTTTCGAACACGCAGGCCTTTTTCGATGAGCGCCTGTTCCGCAAGGCCGGGATCGATGATTTCCAGTCGCTGGAACGGGTGGGCGAGCGCGCATGGCACCATTACGACCAGCCCGATGCAGGCCTGTGGGAGCTGCGCACGCGGCAATCGGTCCACACCTATTCCGCCGCCATGTGCTGGGCCGCCTGCGACCGCCTCGCCAATGCCGCCCATGTGCTGGGGCTGGAGGAACGTTCGCGCCTCTGGCAGGAGCGGGCCGACACCATCCGCGCCCGCATCGAGAGCGCGGCCTGGCGCCCGGATACGCATCGTCTGTCGGCCACTTTCTCGGGCGACGATCTGGATGCCAGCGTGCTGCAGCTGCTCGAACTGCGCTTTCTGGCCCCCGACGATCCGCGTTTTCTCGATACGCTGGCGGCGGTGGAGGAAGGCTTGCGGCGCGGCTCGCATATGCTGCGCTATGCCACGGAGGATGATTTCGGCCTGCCGCAGACCGCCTTCAACGTCTGCACCTTCTGGCTGATCGAGGCGCTCTATTACACCGGGCGCGAGACCGAAGCGCGCGCCCTCTTCGAGGAAATGCTCTCCCGCCGCACCGCTGCGGGTCTGCTCTCCGAAGACATCGACCCTGTCACCGGCGAGCTGTGGGGCAATTACCCCCAGACCTATTCGCTGGTCGGCATCATCAACTGCGCTGTTTTGCTCAGCAAACCCTGGAGTTCCATCCGTTGA
- the otsB gene encoding trehalose-phosphatase: MTDFAPSPEEGSTACLDLQPPPPQLLENASLFLDFDGTLVDLAERPDAVHVSARLHDLLDTLARRLDGRLAIVSGRGASDVAEQLGQPSCLIVGSHGAEFRDASGRIAAPPRSAALEEAVLAVQAFARDYQGEGGQQGLLVEDKPQGVALHYRMAPELQDAADGFATDLARRLGLYLQTGKMMVELRMGGADKGIALNRLMGQTAMRGTKPVFLGDDDTDETAFRAARALGGAGILVGPMRQTAALWRLPDVAAVHHWLEDAA, from the coding sequence ATGACGGATTTTGCTCCATCGCCCGAAGAGGGCTCGACCGCCTGCCTTGATCTGCAGCCTCCCCCGCCACAGCTGCTGGAAAATGCCAGCCTTTTCCTCGATTTCGACGGCACGCTCGTCGATCTGGCGGAGCGGCCCGACGCGGTGCATGTCTCCGCCCGGCTGCATGATCTGCTGGATACGCTGGCCCGGCGCCTTGATGGGCGGCTGGCGATCGTCAGTGGGCGTGGCGCCAGCGATGTGGCCGAGCAATTGGGCCAGCCCTCCTGCCTGATCGTCGGCAGCCATGGCGCCGAATTCCGCGATGCTTCGGGTCGGATCGCCGCCCCGCCCCGCTCGGCGGCGCTGGAAGAGGCGGTGCTGGCGGTTCAGGCCTTCGCGCGTGATTATCAGGGCGAGGGGGGCCAACAGGGCCTGCTGGTGGAGGACAAGCCGCAGGGCGTGGCGCTCCATTACCGCATGGCGCCCGAGCTTCAGGACGCCGCCGACGGTTTTGCCACCGATCTGGCGCGTCGTCTGGGCCTCTATCTCCAGACCGGCAAGATGATGGTGGAGCTGCGCATGGGGGGGGCGGACAAGGGCATCGCGCTCAACCGGCTGATGGGCCAGACCGCCATGCGCGGCACCAAGCCGGTGTTTCTGGGCGATGACGACACCGATGAAACCGCCTTCCGCGCCGCCCGCGCGCTGGGCGGGGCGGGCATTCTCGTGGGGCCGATGCGGCAGACCGCTGCCCTGTGGCGCCTGCCCGATGTGGCGGCGGTTCATCATTGGCTGGAGGATGCGGCATGA
- a CDS encoding low temperature requirement protein A, producing the protein MKGQHQPLLRRRDGKHARVTNEELFFDLVYAFAVTQLSHLLLHRLGWLGAVDTLILWFAMWLGWQYVCWITNWFDPETPRVRGLLFAVMPLTLVIAAALPEAFGERGLIFALAYAAMQVGCAGWSLWDLRGGHPLRMNYLRIFCWMVIAAAFWIAGGLAEPMARRALWLGGVACIYISPMIGFRLPGLGRSQTEDWTIDGAHLAERCQCFVIVALGEAVLATGGGFAESQQWSWGLVAALAVTFITTLTLWWLYFGTSSRAANAKIEHAQDPGAIGAQFHYVHALLVGGIVAAAVGHDLVIEAPLGHTEWRDLLALGAGPGLYLLGSTLYKRVVYGHWPLSHLIAMAVLVLALPLGHEQPRLAVEAALAAVLLGAALREYVVRREKHEKPAHQ; encoded by the coding sequence ATGAAGGGCCAGCATCAACCCCTGTTGCGTCGTCGCGACGGCAAGCACGCCCGCGTCACCAATGAAGAGCTGTTCTTCGATCTGGTCTATGCCTTTGCCGTCACCCAGCTGTCGCATCTGCTGCTGCACCGGCTGGGTTGGCTCGGCGCGGTGGATACGCTGATCCTGTGGTTCGCCATGTGGCTGGGCTGGCAATATGTCTGCTGGATCACCAACTGGTTTGACCCCGAAACACCAAGGGTGCGGGGCCTGCTCTTCGCGGTGATGCCGCTGACTCTGGTGATCGCCGCTGCTTTGCCCGAGGCCTTTGGCGAAAGGGGCCTGATCTTCGCGCTGGCCTATGCCGCCATGCAGGTGGGCTGTGCGGGCTGGAGCCTGTGGGATCTGCGCGGTGGTCATCCCTTGCGGATGAACTATCTGCGCATTTTCTGCTGGATGGTGATCGCCGCCGCTTTCTGGATCGCGGGCGGTCTGGCCGAGCCCATGGCCCGGCGCGCGCTGTGGCTGGGCGGGGTGGCCTGCATCTATATCTCGCCGATGATCGGTTTCCGGCTGCCGGGGCTGGGCCGCTCACAGACTGAGGACTGGACCATCGACGGCGCCCATCTGGCCGAGCGCTGCCAGTGCTTCGTGATCGTCGCGCTGGGTGAGGCGGTGCTGGCCACCGGCGGCGGTTTTGCGGAAAGCCAGCAGTGGTCTTGGGGGCTGGTGGCGGCGCTGGCCGTTACCTTTATCACCACGCTGACGCTGTGGTGGCTCTATTTCGGCACCTCCAGCCGGGCGGCCAATGCCAAGATCGAACATGCGCAAGACCCCGGCGCGATCGGGGCGCAGTTCCATTATGTCCATGCCCTGTTGGTGGGCGGCATTGTGGCGGCGGCGGTGGGCCATGATCTGGTGATCGAGGCCCCGCTGGGGCATACCGAATGGCGCGACCTGCTGGCGCTGGGGGCCGGGCCGGGGCTCTATCTGCTGGGCAGCACGCTCTACAAAAGGGTGGTCTATGGGCATTGGCCGCTCTCGCATCTGATCGCCATGGCGGTGCTGGTGCTGGCCCTGCCGCTGGGGCATGAGCAGCCCCGGCTGGCGGTGGAGGCGGCACTGGCCGCGGTGCTGCTGGGGGCGGCGCTGCGCGAGTATGTGGTGCGGCGCGAAAAACATGAAAAGCCAGCACATCAATAG
- a CDS encoding DUF808 domain-containing protein, with protein MSVGLLALLDDVATIARGAAASLDDIGAGVAQAGAKAAGVVIDDAAVTPAYVNAFTPDRELPVIARIARGSLINKLVILLPLALVLSALLPGAITPLLMLGGLYLSYEGAEKLVEALGGQHEAEDDAPITDAAAFERQRISGAVRTDLILSAEIMAIALAEVTAEPLLERAIVLALVGVGMTALVYGTVGLIVKLDDIGLHLVRKGEQGGGAGMKALGRSLVTGTPVMLDVLARIGTAAMLWVGGGILLHGSAVLGWPLLADWQHEASHHVEAALAGFPGAALGWLVSAALAGVAGLIAGFVVVGATHGLPKLLKGGRA; from the coding sequence ATGTCCGTGGGTCTGCTCGCCTTGCTTGACGATGTGGCGACGATTGCGCGCGGCGCCGCCGCCTCGCTCGACGATATCGGGGCGGGCGTGGCGCAGGCGGGCGCCAAGGCGGCGGGCGTGGTGATCGACGATGCGGCGGTAACGCCCGCCTATGTCAACGCCTTCACGCCGGACCGCGAATTGCCGGTGATCGCGCGGATTGCGCGGGGCAGCCTCATTAACAAATTGGTGATTTTGCTGCCGCTGGCGCTGGTGCTTTCGGCGCTGCTGCCCGGGGCGATCACCCCGCTGCTGATGCTGGGCGGCCTGTATCTGAGCTATGAGGGCGCCGAAAAGCTGGTCGAAGCGCTGGGCGGCCAACATGAGGCCGAGGACGACGCCCCGATCACCGATGCCGCCGCCTTTGAACGGCAGCGCATCTCGGGCGCGGTGCGCACCGATCTGATTCTCTCTGCCGAGATCATGGCCATTGCGCTGGCCGAAGTCACTGCCGAGCCGCTGCTTGAGCGGGCCATCGTGCTGGCACTGGTGGGTGTGGGGATGACCGCGCTGGTCTATGGCACGGTGGGGCTGATCGTGAAGCTGGATGATATCGGTCTGCATCTGGTGCGCAAAGGCGAACAGGGGGGTGGCGCGGGGATGAAGGCGCTGGGCCGCTCTCTGGTGACGGGGACGCCGGTGATGCTCGATGTGCTGGCCAGGATCGGTACGGCGGCGATGCTCTGGGTGGGCGGCGGCATTCTGCTGCATGGCTCGGCAGTGCTGGGCTGGCCGCTGCTGGCCGACTGGCAGCATGAGGCGTCGCACCATGTGGAAGCGGCGCTGGCGGGCTTTCCGGGGGCGGCTCTGGGCTGGCTGGTCTCGGCGGCGCTGGCCGGGGTGGCCGGTCTGATCGCGGGATTTGTGGTGGTGGGCGCGACTCATGGCCTGCCCAAGCTGCTGAAGGGAGGTCGCGCATGA
- a CDS encoding cellulose synthase operon protein YhjQ/BcsQ gives MPFILCHSPKGGSGTSFVAAHLAMALAEAGHATTAIDFTRQDSLKLYFGLTPAQQLPDLDLPSDQGLTIAGVSLRQGHRVSKAADFARALAEGELPLANDGFTIADVSADDLALRDLLLPQAALTVVPITPTALGLATLTQVGSGTPLIDLDYTAFVISRLDETRRFARNAHTFLRELLGSKLVGAIHEDECANEATAMAQMLPRYATASVALADMRALARTVAEVCGQTSDEEEAA, from the coding sequence ATGCCTTTCATCCTTTGCCATTCACCCAAGGGCGGATCGGGCACCAGCTTTGTCGCCGCGCATCTGGCCATGGCGCTGGCCGAGGCGGGCCACGCCACCACCGCCATCGACTTCACCCGTCAGGACAGTCTGAAGCTCTATTTCGGCCTGACACCAGCCCAGCAGCTGCCCGATCTGGATCTGCCCTCCGATCAGGGGCTGACCATCGCGGGCGTGTCGCTGCGTCAGGGCCATCGCGTCTCGAAGGCGGCGGATTTCGCCCGCGCGCTGGCCGAGGGTGAGCTGCCGCTCGCCAATGATGGTTTCACCATCGCCGATGTGTCCGCCGATGATCTGGCGCTGCGCGATCTGCTGCTGCCTCAGGCCGCGCTGACCGTGGTGCCGATCACCCCGACAGCGCTGGGTCTGGCCACGCTGACTCAGGTCGGTTCGGGCACGCCGCTGATCGATCTGGACTACACCGCTTTCGTCATCAGCCGCCTGGACGAGACCCGCCGCTTCGCCCGCAACGCGCATACTTTCCTGCGCGAGCTGCTGGGCAGCAAGCTGGTGGGCGCCATCCATGAGGATGAATGCGCCAATGAGGCCACCGCCATGGCGCAGATGCTGCCGCGCTATGCCACGGCCAGCGTCGCTCTGGCCGATATGCGCGCGCTGGCCCGCACCGTGGCCGAGGTCTGCGGCCAGACCAGCGATGAGGAAGAAGCGGCGTGA
- the bcsA gene encoding UDP-forming cellulose synthase catalytic subunit, producing the protein MIQHLLRFGQWAAWGILAVIAALVISVPLDALAQWQFAGATIVGVWAMSRWKGRKGTLAIGLLSIIVSTRYMVWRTTQTLTFGAPLEGLLGTGLYLAEAYAWLILVLGFVQTSWPLDRPVIEPEGDPSTWPTVDVFIPTYNESLSIVRNTVYAAMDMDYPADRFNVYILDDGKRPEFKAFARKVGCGYITRDNNLHAKAGNMNAAMKKTDGELIAIFDCDHVPTRAFLQLSVGWFAKDPKLALMQTPHHMYSPDPVQRNLGTLKDMPGEGDLFYGPVQGGNDLWNAAFFCGSCAIIRREALEITNGFAGETVTEDAHTALKLQRMGWNTAYIEARLSAGLATERLVLHVGQRIRWARGMTQILRIDCPLWGKGLSLSQRLCYLNAMMHFQFPLPRIVFLTSPLAYLIFGQNIIHASASLIFAFSMPHLVCSQAAAGRTQGGWRRPFWGEVYETILAFHLVKPTVMTWFQPRKGKFNVTDKGDLLDQTFFDWRIVKPHLVTMALLAGAVSLGWIKWLFFSSTFNIQIDTLVLNTAWAGFSLVILTAAVSVARETRQARQDIRIYAELPVTLYLKSGHVLTGVTRDISMGGAAVKLPADMPVKDPELTHIGLDMDSERLVLPVDMLRAARGHAFLRFHPLDMDMGRKLVRAVMGRADAWQADGPPPQVGELRSLNDIIVVDLMTLKRLLGLNFAERKRMKAQRAASLAAAKAAAETALPVALPAAEAAPASQPAARATPRPGLSARAVGQGMRAAACALALAGMALIASPRDAQAQVAQAQSAAQQIAAVAAVSGTDVAAPATGSAPVLVTSGTSGTRHEHLSFKDLRIKQPIRLAGTHGEIGIPFGIRRSDVVTNATITLRAAWSPALLGDLSQLVVLLNGEVVQTIPLRPGDSGGQTLTIPVNTALFLPGDNQLNLRLVAHYARDCEDPFHSSLWANISNIQSSFDLTVSSVAKAPDLAQLPGPFFDRYDNGALHLPFVFASAPGHGELEAAASIASWMGGLASYRGFAFQPVIGHLPTGNAVVFLKGPALGLSMPINGASATMMANPADPSAKLLVITGRNDAELRLAAAALASARGVPGGASMNFDNARIPSYPRYGAPRWLTTDRPVKLGEIMAPYAMQGMGLPPGPLSARFRLAPDLFFWPRAGGSLSLGYRYPDAKWLDHEASRLDVSINGQFLKTLPLTGMHWWQRLWWGNGAASADARGDVGLPRYNLFGQNELVFDYNLIIADKKKCSGTLPDNVRTGIDPNSTIDLTHASHGLLMPDLASFAGAGYPFTVRPDLSETVVVMDQHPSEAAIAAFLNMMGRLGDATGVAATGVSVMLGADADSLAEHDVLVIGSAALAANPIFANAPVRTENGQLHVTERSPLQYVEALLGASGGSRKDDVESVVYATKGFSGILGFESPVTAGRSVVALVADDPATLPQLVDSMSDEKINAEIQGDLAVTTGDGMTSFAVGPRYWVGDLSLWMKMAWWFSQRPLLMALSGVLIALLLAGPAYVIFSKQAQRRLKALDKGESK; encoded by the coding sequence GTGATCCAGCATCTCCTTCGCTTTGGTCAATGGGCCGCATGGGGCATTCTGGCCGTCATCGCCGCGCTGGTGATCTCCGTGCCGCTCGATGCGCTGGCGCAATGGCAGTTTGCGGGGGCCACCATTGTCGGCGTCTGGGCCATGTCGCGCTGGAAGGGCCGCAAGGGCACGCTGGCGATCGGCCTGCTCTCGATCATCGTCTCCACGCGCTACATGGTCTGGCGCACCACCCAGACGCTGACCTTCGGCGCCCCGCTGGAGGGCCTGCTGGGCACCGGCCTCTATCTGGCCGAGGCCTATGCGTGGCTCATTCTGGTGCTGGGCTTCGTGCAGACCAGCTGGCCGCTCGACCGGCCCGTGATCGAGCCCGAGGGCGATCCCTCCACCTGGCCCACGGTGGATGTGTTCATCCCCACCTACAATGAGAGCCTCTCGATCGTGCGCAACACGGTCTATGCCGCGATGGACATGGATTACCCGGCGGACCGCTTCAACGTCTACATCTTGGACGATGGCAAGCGCCCGGAATTCAAGGCTTTCGCGCGCAAGGTCGGCTGCGGCTACATCACGCGGGACAACAATCTGCACGCCAAGGCGGGCAATATGAACGCGGCGATGAAGAAGACCGATGGCGAGCTGATCGCCATCTTCGACTGCGACCATGTGCCCACCCGCGCCTTCCTGCAGCTTTCGGTCGGCTGGTTCGCCAAGGACCCCAAGCTGGCGCTGATGCAGACGCCGCATCATATGTACTCGCCCGATCCGGTGCAGCGCAACCTCGGCACGCTGAAAGACATGCCCGGCGAGGGCGACCTGTTCTATGGCCCCGTGCAAGGCGGCAATGATCTGTGGAACGCCGCCTTCTTCTGCGGCAGCTGCGCGATCATCCGCCGCGAGGCGCTGGAAATCACCAACGGCTTTGCGGGCGAGACCGTCACCGAGGACGCCCATACCGCGCTCAAGCTGCAGCGCATGGGCTGGAACACCGCCTATATTGAGGCGCGCCTTTCGGCAGGTCTGGCCACCGAGCGCCTGGTTTTGCATGTCGGCCAGCGCATCCGCTGGGCGCGCGGCATGACGCAGATCCTGCGCATCGACTGCCCGCTGTGGGGCAAGGGCCTCAGCCTGTCGCAGCGGCTTTGCTACCTCAATGCGATGATGCACTTCCAGTTTCCGCTGCCGCGCATCGTCTTCCTCACCAGCCCGCTGGCCTATCTGATCTTCGGGCAGAACATCATCCATGCCTCGGCCTCGCTGATCTTCGCTTTCTCCATGCCGCATCTGGTCTGTTCGCAGGCGGCGGCGGGGCGCACGCAGGGCGGCTGGCGCCGCCCGTTCTGGGGCGAGGTCTATGAGACGATCCTGGCCTTCCACCTCGTGAAGCCCACGGTGATGACCTGGTTCCAGCCCCGCAAGGGCAAGTTCAACGTGACGGACAAGGGCGACCTGCTCGACCAGACCTTCTTCGACTGGCGCATCGTGAAACCGCATCTGGTGACGATGGCGCTGCTGGCGGGCGCGGTGTCGCTGGGCTGGATCAAGTGGCTGTTCTTCTCCTCCACCTTTAACATCCAGATCGACACGCTGGTGCTGAACACGGCATGGGCGGGCTTCTCGCTGGTGATCCTGACGGCGGCGGTGTCCGTGGCGCGCGAGACGCGTCAGGCAAGGCAGGACATCCGCATCTATGCCGAGCTGCCCGTCACCCTCTACCTCAAATCCGGCCATGTGCTGACCGGCGTCACGCGTGACATCTCGATGGGCGGCGCCGCCGTGAAACTGCCCGCCGACATGCCGGTGAAAGACCCCGAACTCACCCATATCGGCCTCGATATGGACAGCGAGCGGCTGGTGCTGCCGGTCGACATGCTGCGCGCCGCGCGCGGCCATGCCTTCCTGCGCTTCCACCCGCTCGACATGGATATGGGGCGCAAGCTGGTGCGCGCGGTGATGGGCCGCGCCGACGCCTGGCAGGCCGATGGCCCGCCCCCGCAAGTGGGTGAGCTGCGCTCGCTCAACGACATTATCGTGGTGGATCTGATGACCCTCAAGCGCCTTCTTGGCCTGAACTTTGCCGAGCGCAAGCGCATGAAGGCGCAGCGCGCGGCCAGCCTCGCTGCCGCCAAGGCGGCGGCGGAAACCGCCCTGCCCGTGGCCCTGCCTGCTGCCGAGGCCGCGCCCGCCAGCCAGCCAGCCGCGCGCGCCACCCCCCGCCCCGGCCTGAGTGCCCGCGCTGTTGGTCAGGGCATGCGGGCTGCGGCCTGCGCTCTGGCACTGGCCGGTATGGCGCTGATCGCCTCGCCGCGTGACGCACAGGCTCAGGTGGCGCAGGCCCAGTCCGCCGCCCAGCAGATCGCTGCCGTCGCCGCTGTTTCGGGCACCGATGTTGCCGCGCCCGCCACGGGCAGCGCCCCGGTGCTGGTCACCTCGGGCACCAGCGGCACGCGCCATGAGCATCTCTCCTTCAAGGATCTGCGCATCAAGCAGCCGATCCGTCTGGCCGGCACCCATGGCGAGATCGGCATCCCCTTCGGCATCCGCCGCAGCGATGTGGTCACCAATGCCACCATCACCCTGCGCGCCGCCTGGAGCCCGGCTCTGCTGGGCGATCTCTCGCAGCTGGTCGTGCTGCTCAATGGCGAGGTGGTGCAGACCATCCCGCTGCGCCCTGGCGATTCCGGCGGCCAGACGCTGACCATCCCGGTCAACACCGCCCTGTTCCTGCCGGGTGACAACCAGCTCAACCTGCGCCTTGTCGCCCATTACGCCCGCGATTGCGAGGACCCGTTCCATTCCTCGCTCTGGGCCAACATCAGCAACATCCAGTCGAGCTTCGACCTGACGGTCTCCTCGGTGGCCAAGGCGCCCGATCTGGCCCAGCTGCCCGGCCCCTTCTTCGACCGCTATGACAATGGCGCGCTGCATCTGCCCTTCGTCTTCGCCAGCGCCCCCGGCCATGGCGAGTTGGAAGCAGCTGCCAGCATCGCCTCATGGATGGGTGGTCTTGCCTCCTATCGCGGTTTCGCCTTCCAGCCGGTGATCGGTCATCTGCCCACCGGCAATGCCGTGGTCTTTCTGAAGGGCCCGGCGCTGGGGCTGTCCATGCCCATCAATGGCGCCTCGGCCACGATGATGGCCAACCCCGCCGATCCTTCCGCCAAGCTGCTGGTGATCACCGGCCGCAACGATGCCGAGCTGCGCCTTGCCGCCGCCGCCCTCGCCAGCGCCAGAGGCGTGCCCGGCGGCGCCAGCATGAACTTCGACAATGCCCGCATCCCCTCCTACCCGCGCTATGGCGCCCCGCGCTGGCTGACCACCGACCGCCCGGTCAAGCTGGGCGAAATCATGGCCCCCTATGCCATGCAGGGCATGGGCCTGCCGCCCGGGCCGCTTTCGGCGCGCTTCCGTCTGGCGCCCGATCTGTTCTTCTGGCCGCGCGCGGGCGGTTCGCTCAGCCTTGGCTATCGCTATCCCGATGCCAAATGGCTGGACCATGAAGCCTCGCGCCTCGATGTCTCGATCAACGGCCAGTTTCTGAAGACCCTGCCGCTCACAGGCATGCACTGGTGGCAGCGCCTGTGGTGGGGCAATGGTGCCGCCAGCGCCGATGCGCGCGGCGACGTTGGCCTGCCGCGCTACAACCTCTTCGGCCAGAACGAGCTGGTCTTCGACTACAATCTCATCATCGCCGACAAGAAGAAGTGCAGCGGCACCTTGCCCGACAATGTGCGCACCGGCATCGATCCGAACAGCACCATCGATCTGACGCATGCTTCTCACGGCTTGCTGATGCCCGATCTGGCCAGCTTTGCCGGGGCCGGTTACCCCTTCACCGTCCGCCCCGACCTGTCGGAAACGGTGGTGGTGATGGACCAGCATCCCTCCGAGGCCGCGATCGCCGCATTCCTCAACATGATGGGCCGTCTGGGCGATGCCACGGGCGTTGCGGCCACCGGCGTCTCGGTGATGCTGGGCGCCGATGCCGACAGCCTTGCCGAGCATGACGTGCTGGTGATCGGCAGCGCGGCGCTGGCCGCCAATCCCATCTTCGCCAATGCCCCCGTCCGCACCGAGAACGGCCAGCTGCACGTCACCGAGCGTTCGCCGCTGCAATATGTCGAGGCGCTGCTGGGCGCTTCAGGCGGCAGCCGCAAGGATGATGTGGAAAGCGTCGTCTATGCCACCAAGGGCTTCAGCGGCATTCTGGGCTTCGAGAGCCCCGTCACCGCCGGGCGCAGCGTGGTGGCGCTGGTGGCCGATGACCCGGCCACCCTGCCCCAGCTGGTCGATTCCATGAGCGACGAGAAGATCAACGCCGAGATTCAGGGCGATCTGGCCGTGACCACCGGCGACGGCATGACCAGCTTTGCGGTCGGCCCGCGCTATTGGGTGGGCGATCTCTCGCTGTGGATGAAGATGGCCTGGTGGTTCAGCCAGCGCCCCCTGCTGATGGCCCTGAGCGGCGTGCTGATCGCCCTGCTGCTGGCCGGCCCCGCCTATGTGATCTTCAGCAAACAGGCCCAGCGCCGCCTCAAGGCGCTCGATAAGGGAGAGAGCAAGTGA